One genomic segment of Methanothermococcus okinawensis IH1 includes these proteins:
- a CDS encoding 2-oxoacid:acceptor oxidoreductase subunit alpha: MADINFIQGNLACVKGALKAGCRFFGGYPITPSTEIAEGMARELPKVGGYYIQMEDELGSMASIIGASWGGLKSMTATSGPGLSLMMENIGYAFMTETPCVIVDVQRGGPSTGQPTSASQGDMMQIRWGSHGDYEPIALAPSSVQEMYDYTIMAFNYAEKYRIPVFVMADEIVGHMREKVIFHDNIPIINRVLPDEKPCKKPYPFDKEVPEMPIFGEGYNVHVTGLTHDERGYPDVSSETHEKLIKRICNKILNNKNDIIKYEAKYINSETMFVCYGTPSRTVKHVVEEMRKEGYDVGYIRLITVYPFPDELIKNLKASKIIVPEMNLGQIVGEVMKYAKCDVVLSDKIGGELHRPEELKALVLE, encoded by the coding sequence TTGGCTGATATAAATTTTATCCAGGGTAATTTAGCATGTGTAAAAGGAGCTCTAAAAGCAGGTTGTAGATTTTTTGGAGGTTATCCTATCACACCATCAACAGAGATAGCCGAGGGCATGGCAAGGGAACTCCCAAAGGTTGGAGGATACTATATCCAGATGGAGGATGAGCTCGGTAGTATGGCAAGTATAATAGGCGCTAGTTGGGGCGGTTTAAAATCTATGACAGCAACATCAGGTCCAGGATTGAGTCTAATGATGGAAAATATAGGATATGCCTTTATGACTGAAACTCCATGTGTCATAGTTGATGTTCAGAGGGGGGGACCATCAACCGGTCAGCCAACATCTGCAAGTCAGGGGGACATGATGCAGATAAGATGGGGAAGCCATGGTGATTACGAACCAATAGCATTAGCTCCATCATCTGTTCAAGAGATGTACGATTATACTATTATGGCATTTAACTATGCAGAAAAATACAGAATTCCTGTATTTGTTATGGCTGATGAAATTGTTGGACATATGAGGGAAAAGGTAATTTTCCACGATAACATACCTATAATAAACAGAGTTCTTCCAGATGAAAAGCCATGTAAAAAACCATATCCCTTTGATAAGGAAGTTCCTGAAATGCCCATATTTGGAGAAGGGTATAATGTCCATGTTACAGGTTTAACTCATGACGAAAGAGGATATCCCGATGTATCCTCTGAAACCCATGAAAAATTAATTAAAAGAATCTGCAATAAAATACTGAATAATAAGAATGACATTATAAAATACGAGGCAAAATATATTAACAGCGAAACGATGTTTGTATGTTATGGAACTCCTTCAAGAACGGTAAAGCATGTAGTTGAGGAAATGAGAAAAGAAGGTTATGATGTAGGATATATTAGACTAATTACGGTTTATCCATTCCCTGATGAGCTCATAAAAAACTTAAAGGCTTCTAAAATTATAGTGCCTGAAATGAATTTAGGACAGATTGTTGGGGAAGTAATGAAATATGCCAAATGCGATGTGGTGCTTAGCGATAAAATCGGTGGTGAGCTCCACAGACCTGAGGAATTAAAGGCCTTAGTTTTGGAATAA
- a CDS encoding geranylgeranylglyceryl/heptaprenylglyceryl phosphate synthase, producing the protein MMVIGDVEKRLNKILEKEGALYFILIDPDEKNCIDIVKKVKDYADAIIMGGSIGITNLNEITKEIKEIIGDMPIILFPGNVDGLTPYADAVFFMSLMNSNNTYWTTMAPTLGAITIKKYNLEAIPMAYLGIEPIKRTAVGFVGEVNEIPQRKPEIAALYCLSAKYFGMRWAYLEAGSGAEFPVSNEMVAVSKRLSDINIIVGGGIRTPEVAYKKVISGADAIVTGTLIEDNPNMVKEMRDAIKKAGMEKIKMKENK; encoded by the coding sequence ATGATGGTCATTGGAGATGTTGAAAAGAGATTGAACAAAATTCTTGAAAAAGAAGGAGCTCTATATTTTATACTAATAGACCCCGATGAAAAAAATTGTATTGATATAGTAAAGAAGGTAAAGGATTACGCCGATGCTATAATAATGGGAGGTAGCATAGGTATTACTAATTTAAATGAAATTACAAAAGAGATTAAAGAAATTATTGGAGATATGCCAATTATTTTATTTCCCGGTAATGTGGATGGTTTGACCCCCTATGCAGATGCTGTTTTTTTCATGTCTTTGATGAACTCAAACAATACCTATTGGACAACTATGGCACCTACATTGGGAGCAATTACTATTAAAAAATATAACTTGGAAGCAATACCTATGGCATATTTAGGAATAGAGCCTATTAAAAGAACTGCGGTTGGTTTTGTAGGTGAAGTAAATGAAATACCTCAGAGAAAGCCAGAAATAGCTGCATTATACTGTTTATCTGCTAAATACTTTGGTATGAGATGGGCATATTTAGAGGCAGGAAGTGGTGCCGAGTTTCCTGTAAGCAATGAAATGGTAGCAGTATCAAAAAGATTAAGTGATATAAATATCATCGTAGGCGGTGGTATAAGAACGCCAGAAGTGGCATATAAAAAGGTTATAAGTGGTGCCGATGCAATTGTAACTGGAACGCTTATTGAGGATAACCCAAATATGGTAAAAGAAATGAGGGATGCCATAAAAAAGGCAGGTATGGAAAAAATAAAAATGAAAGAAAATAAATAA
- a CDS encoding SIS domain-containing protein — translation MVKLFSKFVNHLIKNLEVLKKFDEELITIFINAIISTKYNNSKIFIYGVGRSGYVGMAFAMRLMHLGFNSHFIGEPTCPAIEDNDLLIVISGSGETCSVVNVLKRANELKMDENKDNNKNNKDNSNNKYNKNNKNNKYNNLKIISITCKKENTVKELSDIHIHLGTHNNKCFPMGTLFEEMAFIFLDGIIYLLMERLNISENEMKKRHCNLQ, via the coding sequence GTGGTTAAATTGTTTTCTAAATTTGTGAATCATCTGATAAAAAATTTGGAGGTTTTGAAGAAATTTGATGAGGAGTTAATAACTATTTTTATAAATGCTATTATATCTACCAAATATAACAATTCTAAGATATTTATATACGGGGTTGGGAGAAGCGGATATGTTGGAATGGCTTTTGCTATGAGATTGATGCATTTAGGATTTAATTCACATTTTATTGGAGAACCCACCTGTCCAGCTATTGAAGATAATGATTTGTTGATAGTTATATCGGGGAGTGGTGAAACATGCTCAGTGGTTAATGTATTAAAAAGGGCAAATGAACTTAAAATGGATGAAAATAAAGATAATAATAAAAATAACAAAGATAATAGTAATAATAAATATAATAAGAATAATAAGAATAATAAATATAATAATTTAAAAATAATATCCATTACTTGTAAAAAGGAAAATACTGTAAAAGAACTTTCTGATATACATATCCATTTAGGAACTCATAATAATAAATGCTTTCCAATGGGGACTTTATTTGAAGAGATGGCTTTTATATTTTTAGATGGAATTATATATTTATTGATGGAAAGATTAAATATTTCTGAAAATGAAATGAAAAAAAGACATTGCAATTTGCAGTAA
- a CDS encoding 3-dehydroquinate synthase II, with the protein MKFGWILANDEDWEERKETVKDALESSIPAVMVPKDDIEKVKELGNIKIISNDLDADIVVINKDEDLDILLNAKKLGKETGVYVPIESKEDEEYASDVSKYDYIDYIILEGKDWTIIPLENLIADLFNENVKIVSVANSIEDAKTAYEILEKGVDGVLLIPNDTNDVKDFSRLIEKMNSEKLKLDYAVIKKVEPVGSGDRVCIDTCSMMELGEGMLIGSYSRGLFLVHSETVENPYVATRPFRVNAGPVHAYILCPGNRTRYLSELKAGDSVLIVDKEGMTREGIVGRVKIEKRPLMLIEAEYNGDIIRTILQNAETIRLVGEDGKPISVVDLKEGDKVLIKADENARHFGMAIKETIIEK; encoded by the coding sequence ATGAAATTTGGATGGATATTGGCAAACGATGAAGATTGGGAAGAAAGAAAAGAAACTGTAAAAGATGCTCTTGAAAGCTCAATTCCTGCTGTTATGGTTCCAAAGGATGATATAGAAAAAGTAAAGGAGCTCGGAAATATAAAAATTATTTCAAATGATTTAGACGCAGATATTGTGGTAATAAATAAAGACGAGGATTTGGACATCCTACTCAACGCAAAAAAGCTTGGAAAGGAAACTGGTGTTTATGTGCCAATAGAGAGTAAAGAGGATGAAGAATATGCTTCGGATGTTAGTAAATACGATTATATAGATTATATTATTTTAGAGGGAAAGGATTGGACAATTATTCCGTTGGAAAATCTTATAGCAGATTTATTCAATGAAAATGTGAAAATTGTATCTGTGGCAAACAGTATTGAAGATGCAAAAACAGCATACGAAATACTTGAAAAAGGTGTGGATGGAGTTCTTTTAATTCCAAACGATACCAACGATGTTAAGGACTTTTCAAGATTAATAGAAAAAATGAATTCCGAGAAATTAAAATTGGATTATGCTGTTATAAAGAAGGTTGAACCTGTTGGTAGTGGTGATAGAGTATGTATTGATACATGCTCAATGATGGAGCTCGGAGAAGGCATGTTAATAGGTTCATATTCAAGAGGTTTATTTTTAGTGCATTCAGAAACAGTAGAAAACCCTTATGTTGCCACAAGACCATTTAGAGTAAATGCAGGACCTGTTCATGCTTACATATTATGTCCTGGAAATAGAACAAGATATTTAAGTGAGTTAAAGGCAGGAGATAGCGTATTGATAGTAGATAAGGAAGGAATGACAAGAGAAGGAATTGTTGGTAGAGTAAAAATAGAAAAAAGACCATTAATGCTCATAGAGGCAGAATATAACGGAGATATAATAAGAACAATATTGCAGAATGCTGAAACTATTAGGCTTGTTGGTGAAGATGGAAAACCAATATCAGTGGTTGATTTAAAAGAAGGCGATAAAGTTTTAATAAAAGCAGATGAAAATGCGAGACACTTTGGAATGGCAATAAAAGAAACAATTATTGAGAAATGA
- a CDS encoding RIO1 family regulatory kinase/ATPase domain-containing protein, with protein MKEEDWRVLKIIEISMRYYEWVPMPEIIKKTKLDKKEILYRLKILDKFKLINRSSYGYRLSHRGYDALALNAFVKKGIITAIGGKLGVGKEGDVYNILLSNNREAVLKFHNLGRTCFTRGKRYRSYLADKRHISWLYASRLTAEKEFEVLTDLFPIVKVPEPIEQNRHAIIMGKLKGDELKRVDLKQLDIDINKLFWGIINEVKKMYELGYIHGDLSEFNILIDEDGNFTIIDFPQAIKIKEDKDEKLKLNKLPGEFKVDIEFYLKRDLENLLRYFKKYGINENLDAIYKYIVEK; from the coding sequence ATGAAAGAAGAGGATTGGAGAGTTTTAAAAATCATTGAGATATCTATGAGGTATTATGAATGGGTGCCAATGCCTGAAATAATCAAAAAAACAAAACTCGATAAAAAAGAGATATTATATAGATTAAAAATATTGGATAAATTCAAACTCATAAATAGAAGCAGTTATGGATATAGACTCTCCCATAGGGGATATGATGCATTGGCATTAAATGCCTTTGTAAAAAAAGGAATTATTACTGCGATAGGTGGTAAATTAGGCGTTGGAAAAGAAGGCGATGTTTATAATATACTATTAAGCAACAATAGAGAAGCAGTTTTAAAATTCCATAATTTAGGAAGAACATGCTTTACAAGAGGAAAGAGATACAGAAGTTATTTAGCAGATAAGCGACATATCAGTTGGTTATATGCTTCAAGATTAACGGCGGAAAAGGAATTTGAAGTATTAACTGATTTATTTCCAATTGTGAAAGTTCCAGAACCAATTGAACAAAACAGGCACGCCATTATTATGGGAAAACTAAAGGGGGATGAATTAAAAAGAGTGGATTTAAAACAATTGGATATAGATATTAATAAATTATTTTGGGGCATAATTAATGAAGTAAAGAAAATGTATGAGCTCGGATATATTCATGGGGATTTAAGTGAATTCAACATATTAATTGATGAAGATGGAAATTTCACTATAATTGATTTCCCACAGGCTATAAAAATAAAAGAAGATAAAGATGAAAAATTAAAACTAAATAAATTACCAGGAGAGTTTAAGGTAGATATAGAATTTTATTTAAAGAGGGATTTAGAAAACCTATTGAGATACTTCAAAAAATATGGAATAAATGAAAATTTAGATGCTATATATAAGTATATAGTGGAAAAATAA